GCGGCAATCCGGGCGGAGGTCCGCATCAGCCGGTTCAGCTCCTCCACCGCCTGGGTGGTCCGTGCTACTCGGGGCTCCACCCCCTTGTCGCGCAGGGCCTTCAAGGTCTTCTCCGGAACATCCATGTTGCCGTAGAAGCCGGTCCCGATCACCAGCGTTTCCGGCGGATCCTCCAGCAGCGCCTCCAGGTCGGCGGGGTCCAGGGAGTGCCCTTCCCTCCGCCACCATGGCGAATGCACCTCTTCACCGGGCAGAAGGAGCACATCCTTGGTATACACCCGGCCTTCGATGGTGATCCGGCCAAAGGCGTAATCGTCGATCACGGTGTCGCCCTCGAAGTGGCCTCGATCACACCATCCTGCCCCACTCCGAGCCCCGGCGCCAAGATACCCGACCGTTGCCGCGGCCGAGTCCCGCTCCCGCGGGGCGGACGGGCCGCTGGCTCCGGAGCGGATCACGCCGTGCGTCCCGGCCCCACCTCTGACGGGCTCAGGATTCCATCG
This window of the Thiohalorhabdus sp. Cl-TMA genome carries:
- a CDS encoding Mth938-like domain-containing protein, producing MIDDYAFGRITIEGRVYTKDVLLLPGEEVHSPWWRREGHSLDPADLEALLEDPPETLVIGTGFYGNMDVPEKTLKALRDKGVEPRVARTTQAVEELNRLMRTSARIAAALHLTC